From the Cyanobium sp. M30B3 genome, the window TCCACCCTCACCACCATCGGTAATCTGGGTCTGCTGTACAGCGACAAGGGCGATTACGAGCAGGCGGAGGCCTTCTACAACCGTTGCATGGAGGCCCGTGAGCGGCTGCTGGGGCCCGAGCACCCCGACACCCTCATGACCGTTGGCAATCTGGGCAACCTCTATCGGGCTAAGGGCGATTACGAGCAGGCGGAGGCCTTCTACAAACGCGATCTGGAGGCCAGTGAGCGGCTGCTGGGGCCCGAGCACCCCGACACCCTCACCACCATCGGTAATCTGGGTCTGCTGTACAGCGACAAGAGCGATTACGAGCAGGCGGAGGCCTTCTGCAACCGTTGCCTGGAGGCCCGTGAGCGGCTGCTGGGTCCTGAGCACCCCTCCACCCTCACAACCGTTGGCAATCTGGGCAACCTCTATCGGGCAAAAGGCGATTACGAGCAGGCGGAGGCCTTCTGCAACCGTTGCCTGGAAGCCCGTGAGCGGCTGCTGGGGCCCGAGCACCCCGACACCCTCACAACCGTTGACAATCTGAGCAACCTCTATCGGGCAAAGGGCGATTACGAGCAGGCGGAGGCCTTCTGCAACCGTTGCCTGGAGGCCCGTGAGCGGCTGCTGGGTCCTGAGCACCCCTCCACCCTCACAACCGTTGGCAATCTGGGCAACCTCTATCGGGCAAAGGGCGATTACGAGCAGGCGGAGGCCTTCTGCAACCGTTGCCTGGAAGCCCGTGAGCGGCTGCTGGGGCCCGAGCACCCCGACACCCTCACCACCATCGGCAATCTGGGTCTGCTGTACAGCGACAAGGGCGATTACGAGCAGGCGGAGGCCTTCTACAAACGCGATCTGGAGGCCCGTCAGCGGCTGCTGGGGCCCGATCACCCCGACACCCTCAGCTCCGCCTACAACCTGGCAGAAGTGCTCTCACAGCAGGGGCGTCCTGCAGAAGCCATCCCCCTCCGCCGCCGCGAACTGGCCTGGTGCCGGGAGCAGAACGTTGAAACTGATTCTGGCACGCTCACCTCCATCAACGGCTTGGCAATCGACCTGCGCGAAACCGGCGCGCTGGATGAAGCAGAAGCCCTATTCCGTGAGCTTCTTGTAGCCCGCCAGCAGGTGCACGAACCCAGCGATTTCGGCATAGGCAGGGCCCTGGGCGGCCTGGCCAAAACACTGGTGGAGTCAGGAAAGCTTGAGGAAGCAGTCGCATTTGCCCAGCAGGCACTGGATCACCGTCTCGTGCACGAAGGCCACGATGCCTGGTGGACGAACCGTGAGCGGCTGGATCTGGCCCACATCCTCCACAAGCTGGGACGATCCGCAGAAGCCATCCAGCTGCTCGACGCGCTGCAAGCCAGCATCACCTCAAAAGCAGAGCTCGACGACGAGGACTCCCAACTGCTTGCCGATGCGGCGGCCCTACGTAATCAGATCGATGCGAGTCCATGAAGGCCTTCAGGCTTTGGTTGCTCATGCTTGCGGTGCTGGCCAGCGCGAGCGCTCGCGCCAATCCAGTTGTCTACGCCCAGCAGCTCTGCGTGATGCTTGCCAGTGGAATCAACCAGGACAAGGCCTGGGCGTACATCGTGCAGGAGCACGGCAAGGCCGCCATGGCCAATCCACAGGCGGTGATTCCCTGGTATTCCGCCGCATCTGCCAGCTGGACGCTTGGCACAGCAATCGGCAGAGGCCAGCAGGCCCAGGAGGAGCTGGCCGCCATGAAACCCGATGTGTTCAAGGTGGCGCGCTCCACCTGTCCCCAGCACCTGAACAGCTCGCCCAGTGTTGGCGGCAAGCCGTGACCTCCCTACTGTGCAGCCCAGCGGTGACTGACGGATGACCACAGGCACTCCGTCATTGCTCGCTCAGGGCCTGCTGCAGGACCCAGGTGCCGTGCCGCTGGTGATTGGCGTCACCGGCCACCGCGACCCCAGGCCCGATGTGATGGAAGTGGTGCGGAAGTCCACCGGGCAGCAGCTCAGGCAGTTGCTCACAGCCCTGCCCCACACGCCGCTGGTGATGCTCAACGGCATGGCCGCCGGCATGGACACCGAGATCGCAGAAGAGTTCCTGGCGGTGGTGGCCCAGCAGCGCGCTGAGCATCCCCCTGGCGCCGAGCCTCTGCCGCAGCACCAGCTGGTAGCGGCCTTGCCCAAAACACCCGAGCAGTTCGCCGGCGACTTCAGCGACGAGCCCTCCCTGCAGCGGATGCAGGCGTTGCTGCAGCGCTGTGATGCCGTGCTCCACCCGGGCAACTGCCAGGAGCTGCGCATCCCCGCCAGGCCGGAAGGCCAGGCAACCGCCAGCACCGACCCCACCCCCTATGCCCAGCAAGGGGTGTTTGTGGTGCGCCACTGCTACCTGTTGCTGGCCTTCTACGACGGCATCGACACCAAGCTGATGGGCGGCACACCCCAGGTGGTGGCCATGCAACGGGAGGACATCCACCCACTGTTTGTGAACGTGGCAGAAGTGGCTGCCAGCCGCGAGCCCGCAGCCCTGATCAGCGTGGCAACTCCGCGCTGCAAGCACCCCTATCCCGAACACCAGCTCGGGGAATTTCGCTACTGGCCCATGCCTGGTGAGCGCGCGGAACACATCAGCCGGGATGCCACCATCCCGGACGAGCTGCTGCAGCTGCCGCGCCAGCTCGATGTCATCAACCAGTCAATGGCACAGGCGGATGCGGCACCCCTCGACGATCGGGAGGGGCGGCGCACCGTGCTGCATAGCGTGCTCAGCCGGGAGGCGGGGGCTCTCAAGCAGCGCCATGAGCGCTGGATTCTGCTGGTGGTGCTGTTCGGCTTTGCCCTGGTGGTGATCGCCGAGCTGCTGGAGGGAACAGCCTGGTTCGGGTTGGCGGTGCTGGTGCTGCTGGTGTCATTAGCTCTGCTGCCCCGGCTGCAGCAGGCCTCGAAGGTGCGCTTCATCGAGAAGCGGGCCTTGGTGGAGTGCATGGCTGTGCAGTACCTCTGGTCGGCGGTTGGGGTTGAGCTGGACACGGCCGATCTCTTCCACGTGCGCAACCACACCCAGCTGCGTATTGCCCGGCTGGTGCTGCGTGCAGTGAAGGTGCAGTTGCTCAGCCTCTACAGCCGAGAAGCACGGCCGATGGAGCAGGCAGTGGCGAGTGCAAGCACCTGGGTACAGGGCCAGGTGAAGTTTTTCACCAAGCGCATCAGCGACTTCCGTCGCTCCAACCGCCGTTGCCACAACGCGGCCTGGCTGATGGGCGGCCTGGCCGCAGCGGTGGGCTTCGCGCAGCTGCTGCCGGGTGCGCCGGAGGATCTCTATGTGGCTGCCATTGTCCTGCTGGCCGCCAGCGCCTCGGCCTATGCCTACGGCGAGCTGATCGGCTACGAGGAAACCGCCAATCGCTACGAGCGCAGCCTGGAGCAATTCAGCCGTGGCGTTCGCGCCCTGAAGATGCTGAGCAGCGGCGAGGTGGGGACGCTCGGGGCTGACCCCGGCAATCCCTGGCTGCGCCATCGCATCGTGATGGAGGCGATGGGCCGCGAAAAGATCGACGAACTCAACGACTGGATCGCCGATCAGATCCAGCGCATCTACCGCCCCGGCAGCTGAAGACGCTCCCCCATCACCTGGGCACACACATCCGCGCCGAATACACGTAGCCGGTAGCGCAGGATCCCGGATTGGGTGGGCTGTAGGCATTGGTGGCCCGGCCCTCCCTGGGCACGCACACCTTGGCCGAGTAGATGAATCCTGTCGCGCAGGACCCCGCCCGCGGCGGCACATAGGCATTGCCGCCCCCACTACTGGGCGCACACACCCCTGCCGACCAGATAAAGCCGCTGCCGCAGCTGCCGGGATTGGGCGGCACGTACTGAGCCGCCAGCGGCCCCATGGGGCTGAGCAGCAGGCCAGCCGCCAGCAGGCCGACCGTCGGGCAAGAGATCTCCACGGTCATCGCCAACCTCGAGGAACCCAGCTGGCCGTCATCCCAGCACAGGGCACAAGAGCCTGTAGCCCCCGTCGCAACACAGCCGCAACAGAAAAACGTGCTTCGCAGGGAAGCGGCGCTGGTTTATGGCCAGTCCACCTACGGTTGATGGAGGCAACACGCCAGCACTGGTCTATGCGCTGGCTGCATACCGTCCATGGCTGAGCCCACCGCTGCTGACGTCAACTCCCGCGAGATCCGGGTGTTCATCTCCAGCACCTTTCGGGATTTCAACGAAGAGCGGCGGTTGCTGGCAACCCAGGTGTTCCCCGAGCTGAACCGCCGGGCAAGGGAGCGGGGTGTGGAGCTGGTGGAGGTGGACCTGAGGTGGGGCGTGACCCAGGAGCAAGTGGAGGACGGCCATGCGTTGGAGATCTGCCTGAAGGAGATTGAGCGCTGCCGGCCTTACTTCATCGGCATGCTGGGCGACAGCTACGGCAGCCTGACGCCACCCGAGCGGCAGCTGCTGATGGCCGCACCGGAGCTGCTGGAAAAACGCCAGTGGCTGGCAGGCCAGCTCGGCGAGCTGAGCTATACGGATCTGGAGATCGGCCACAGCCTGGAGCTGTTGCGTGATCAGCAGCTGGAAGGCCGGGCCTTCTTCTATTTCCGCGATCCAGCATGGAGCGACCCCAAAGCCAATGCAGGTGAGGCCGGCTGGCGCAGCGATGATCCACCCGAGCGGCAGAAGCTGGAGCTGCTGCGCAGCCGCATCCGCAGCAGCGGCCACCCACTGGTGGAGGGTCTGCAGAGCCCACAGGCGATCGCCGATCGCATCAAGGAAGACCTCTGGGCACTGATCGATCGCCAGTTCCCGGAAGGTGAGCAGCCCGATGCACTGCAGAAGGAGGAGCGCAAACACGCCGACTACCGGCGGTCTCGTACCCGTCCTGGCGAGTACGTGGGTGGTGAGGGCTATATCCAGCAGCTGGAGGGTTGGATCGAGACGGGCCGGCAGCAGATCCTGATCACAGGCGAATCGGGATCAGGCAAGAGCGCCCTGATCGCCAACTGGATGGAGCGGCACAGCCAGAGCCATCCAGCTGATGTGATCTATCCCCACCACCTGGGCTGCACGAACGACGCCAATGCGCTGCGACCGCTTCTGGGCCGGCTGATCGATACGGCGTCCCAGCTGTTGCTGGAAGCCGAGGTGATCCGTGAGGCCTTTGCGGTGCCGGAGGACTGGTGGGAGCTGGTGGCCAAGGTGGCTGAAACCCTCCAGACCCTCGGCCGCTGGGGCCAGCAGCAGACAAAACGCTGGATCTGGGTGCTCGATGGCCTCGATCGCCTCGATCCAGACGATCAGCAGGCTTTGCCCTGGCTGCCGCTGAATCTGCCGGCAGGCGTGCAGGTAGTGGCCAGTTCCCTGGCCTGCCCCGCTAGAGAGATCCTGAATGAACAGGGGTACTCCACCCTCCCCATCGAGCCACTGGCCCAAGCAGAACAGGAGCAGCTCATCCAGCGCTATCTGCAGCGCTACACCAAGGAGCTCGATGGTGGCTTGCGCCAGCAGATCCTGAGCCACCCCCTCGCGGGCTCACCGCTGTTCCTGAAGGTGCTGCTGGAGGAGCTGCGCCAATGCGGACGGCACGACACCTTGCAGCAGCAGCTGGGCTTCTACCTCAGCTCCCAGACCGTCGACGATCTCTATGAGCGGGTGCTGGAGCGGCTCGAGAACGACGGCAGCAGTGAAGCTGTCAGGAAGGTGATGACAGCCTTGTGGGCCAGTCGAGCGGGTCTCACAGAGCCGGAACTGCTGGAGATCAAAGATCTCAAACAGCTGCAATGGGCACCGATAGATCTGGCGCTGGAGAAGGCATTCGGCCGCAACGGCAACCGGCTGGTGTTTGACCACGACTACCTGCGCATTGCCGTACAGGACCGGTATCTGCCCACAGAAGAGCAGCAGCGGCAGGCGCACAGCGAACTGGCGGATTGGTATCAGAGCCGCGATGGCTGGGATGAGCGCGATTCAGAGGAGCTGCCCTGGCAGCTGAGGGAAGCATGGCGATTCGATGACTTGCGCGACTGGCTCTTGACGCCCTGGGTACTCGCGAGGCTGCAATGGGATCGCGGCAGCCGCGAGACCATCAATTACTGGCTCTCTGTAAAAGCTGAGGCAGGCGGTGAGCTTGATGAGCTGATTGCAGCTGCCGTAGAGGAAGAGATCGAGAAGCGGAAGGAAAATGCTGCAGATCAGATCTGGTTCGTTGATCGAATTGGCAATCTTCTGGATGAGGCGGGGCTGTACCGCGAGCTGCTGTTGCGCCTGAGAACCCTGTCATTGGGGCTGGAGGAGGCGACAGAAGGACAAGATGAGAAATCAATGCTCACCAGCCTGGCCTGGCTGGCCGATGCTCACCGAGGCATGGGCAACTACGACGAAGCAGAAAGGCTGTATTTGCGCTGCCTGGAGGCCCGTGAGCGACTGCTGGGAACCGAGCACCCCTCCACCCTCACCACCGTCGGCAATCTGGCCGGCCTGTTCATGGACAAGGGCGATTACCAACAGGCAGAGGCGTACTACAGGCGAGACCTGGAGGCTAGTGAGCGCCTGCTGGGTCCCGAACACCCCTCCACCCTCACCACTGTCGGCAATCTGGCCGGCCTGTTCATGGACAAGGGCGATTACCAACAGGCAGAGGCGTACTACAGGCGAGACCTGGAGGCCAGTGAGCGCCTGCTGGGTCCCGAGCACCCCTCCACCCTCGCCACTGTCGGCAATCTGGGCAATCTCTACCTGGCCAAGGGTGATTACGAGCAGGCGGAGGCTTCCTACAGCCGTTGCCTGGAGGCCCATGAGCGGCTGTTGGGTCCCGAGCACCCGTCAACCCTCACCACCGTCGGCAATCTGGGTGTGCTCTACAGCGACAAGGGCGCTTACGAGCAGGCAGAGGCGTACTACAGGCGAGACCTGGAGGCTAGTGAGCGCCTGCTGGGTCCCGAGCACCCCGACACCCTCACCACCGCTGGCAATCTGGGCTCTCTCTACTGGGCCAAGGGTGATTACGAGCAAGCGGAGGTCTGCTACATCCGCTGCCTGGAGGCCCGTGAGCGGCTGCTGGGAACCGAGCACCCCTCCACCCTCACCACTGTCGGCAATCTGGGCAATCTCTACCGCGCCAAGGGCGATTACGAGCAGGCGGAGGCCTTCTACACCCGTTGCCTGGATGCCCGTGAGCGGCTGCTGGGAACCGTGCACCCCGACACCCTCAAAACTGTCGGCAATCTGGGCTTGCTTTACTGCTACAGGGGCGATTACCAGCAGGCGGAGAGGTACTACTGCCGCTGCCTGGAGGCCCAAGAGCGGCTGCTGGGTCCCGAGCACCCCGACACCCTCACCACCGCTGG encodes:
- a CDS encoding tetratricopeptide repeat protein, translated to MAEPTAADVNSREIRVFISSTFRDFNEERRLLATQVFPELNRRARERGVELVEVDLRWGVTQEQVEDGHALEICLKEIERCRPYFIGMLGDSYGSLTPPERQLLMAAPELLEKRQWLAGQLGELSYTDLEIGHSLELLRDQQLEGRAFFYFRDPAWSDPKANAGEAGWRSDDPPERQKLELLRSRIRSSGHPLVEGLQSPQAIADRIKEDLWALIDRQFPEGEQPDALQKEERKHADYRRSRTRPGEYVGGEGYIQQLEGWIETGRQQILITGESGSGKSALIANWMERHSQSHPADVIYPHHLGCTNDANALRPLLGRLIDTASQLLLEAEVIREAFAVPEDWWELVAKVAETLQTLGRWGQQQTKRWIWVLDGLDRLDPDDQQALPWLPLNLPAGVQVVASSLACPAREILNEQGYSTLPIEPLAQAEQEQLIQRYLQRYTKELDGGLRQQILSHPLAGSPLFLKVLLEELRQCGRHDTLQQQLGFYLSSQTVDDLYERVLERLENDGSSEAVRKVMTALWASRAGLTEPELLEIKDLKQLQWAPIDLALEKAFGRNGNRLVFDHDYLRIAVQDRYLPTEEQQRQAHSELADWYQSRDGWDERDSEELPWQLREAWRFDDLRDWLLTPWVLARLQWDRGSRETINYWLSVKAEAGGELDELIAAAVEEEIEKRKENAADQIWFVDRIGNLLDEAGLYRELLLRLRTLSLGLEEATEGQDEKSMLTSLAWLADAHRGMGNYDEAERLYLRCLEARERLLGTEHPSTLTTVGNLAGLFMDKGDYQQAEAYYRRDLEASERLLGPEHPSTLTTVGNLAGLFMDKGDYQQAEAYYRRDLEASERLLGPEHPSTLATVGNLGNLYLAKGDYEQAEASYSRCLEAHERLLGPEHPSTLTTVGNLGVLYSDKGAYEQAEAYYRRDLEASERLLGPEHPDTLTTAGNLGSLYWAKGDYEQAEVCYIRCLEARERLLGTEHPSTLTTVGNLGNLYRAKGDYEQAEAFYTRCLDARERLLGTVHPDTLKTVGNLGLLYCYRGDYQQAERYYCRCLEAQERLLGPEHPDTLTTAGNLGYLYWAKGDYEQAEAFYTRCLDARERLLGTVHPDTLTTAGNLGYLYWAKGDYEQAEAFYSRCLEARERLLGSEHPDTLSTAYNLAEVLSQQGRPADAIPLRRRELAWCREQNGDTDPGTLTSINGLAIDLRETGELEEAEALFRELLAARQQVLEPSDFDIGRALGGLAKTLEEAGKLEEAVAFAQQALDHRFVHEGPDAWWTNQERLDLARKLHKLGRSVEAAGLIETLQASIISTAPSDDDERQLLAEAVDLHNQIGAST